A region of Nocardioides sp. JS614 DNA encodes the following proteins:
- a CDS encoding enoyl-CoA hydratase-related protein: protein MTDFEDITYVVEDSAAIITISRPERYNAFRAKTVDELIKAFRLAWADRQVQSVILTGSGEKAFCTGGDVKQRAETGDYGPSESGMFEIGNLHKLIRDIPKPVIAAVNGIAVGGGHVLHVLCDVSIASENARFGQAGPRVGSFDAGFGSAYLARVVGEKKAREIWFWCRQYDASEALAMGLVNKVVPADRLLDEAKEWAAEVAEKSPTAIRFLKQSFNADTDHQAGLSNLAMSALDLFTASPEGLEGAAAFAEKRKPDFNQHVNWH from the coding sequence GTGACCGACTTCGAGGACATCACCTACGTCGTGGAGGATTCGGCGGCGATCATCACGATCAGCCGGCCGGAGCGGTACAACGCCTTCCGGGCGAAGACCGTCGACGAGCTGATCAAGGCGTTCCGGCTCGCGTGGGCGGACCGGCAGGTGCAGTCGGTGATCCTCACCGGCTCCGGCGAGAAGGCGTTCTGCACCGGTGGCGACGTCAAGCAGCGCGCGGAGACCGGCGACTACGGTCCGAGCGAGAGCGGCATGTTCGAGATCGGCAACCTGCACAAGCTGATCCGAGACATCCCCAAGCCCGTGATCGCGGCGGTCAACGGGATCGCGGTCGGTGGCGGCCACGTGCTGCACGTGCTCTGCGACGTGTCGATCGCGAGCGAGAACGCGCGCTTCGGCCAAGCGGGGCCCCGGGTCGGCTCCTTCGACGCCGGCTTCGGCTCGGCGTACCTCGCCCGGGTCGTGGGGGAGAAGAAGGCCCGCGAGATCTGGTTCTGGTGCCGCCAGTACGACGCCTCCGAGGCGCTCGCGATGGGCCTGGTGAACAAGGTGGTCCCGGCCGACCGGTTGCTCGACGAGGCCAAGGAGTGGGCGGCGGAGGTCGCCGAGAAGAGCCCCACGGCCATCCGCTTCCTCAAGCAGTCCTTCAACGCCGACACCGACCACCAGGCCGGTCTCAGCAACCTGGCGATGAGCGCGCTCGACCTGTTCACCGCCTCGCCCGAGGGCCTCGAGGGCGCCGCCGCCTTCGCGGAGAAGCGCAAGCCCGACTTCAACCAGCACGTCAACTGGCACTGA
- a CDS encoding acyl-CoA dehydrogenase family protein — protein MDYGFDEDQEAFRQEVRRFAAKTLAPHYQSDDRAAVFRRELAVDMAGMGLTGLRIPEEYGGQEATAVIAGIAAEEVGRADFNAAYLIINTALISDIVVRNATAEQQAAWLPGIASGEVVPCICITEPGHGTDAAGLELKAVPDGAGWTLHGEKTSITLGMTADRGVVLARTGGPGARGVSAFWVDLHDPSVTRAAFDDLGSRAIGRASLHFDGTPVARAQLIGAEGDGFVSVMQGFDYSRAIIGLACLGAAQQSLDEAVQWSRDRVAFGKPIGTFQGVAFPLAELATYVRGARHVCYEALWNKDHDLEHSALAAMAKFWAPKLATEVIHKCLLTFGHLGYSSENPVGQRLRDVIGLEIGDGTEQVSKLVISRDLLGRAFAP, from the coding sequence ATGGACTACGGATTCGACGAGGACCAGGAGGCGTTCCGCCAGGAGGTCCGGCGGTTCGCCGCCAAGACCCTGGCGCCGCACTACCAGTCCGACGACCGAGCGGCGGTGTTCCGGCGTGAGCTCGCGGTCGACATGGCCGGGATGGGCCTGACCGGGCTGCGCATCCCGGAGGAGTACGGCGGACAGGAGGCGACCGCGGTGATCGCCGGGATCGCCGCGGAGGAGGTCGGCCGTGCCGACTTCAACGCGGCGTACCTGATCATCAACACCGCCCTGATCAGCGACATCGTCGTCCGCAACGCCACCGCCGAGCAGCAGGCGGCCTGGCTGCCCGGGATCGCCTCGGGCGAGGTCGTCCCCTGCATCTGCATCACCGAGCCCGGCCACGGCACCGATGCCGCCGGCCTGGAGCTGAAGGCGGTCCCGGACGGTGCCGGGTGGACGCTGCACGGCGAGAAGACCTCCATCACGCTCGGGATGACCGCCGACCGGGGCGTCGTGCTGGCGCGCACCGGCGGCCCCGGCGCGCGGGGCGTCAGCGCGTTCTGGGTCGACCTGCACGACCCGAGCGTCACCCGGGCCGCGTTCGACGACCTCGGCAGTCGTGCGATCGGCCGCGCGTCGCTGCACTTCGACGGGACGCCCGTCGCTCGCGCGCAGCTGATCGGCGCCGAGGGCGACGGCTTCGTGTCGGTCATGCAGGGCTTCGACTACTCCCGGGCGATCATCGGCCTGGCCTGCCTCGGCGCGGCCCAGCAGTCACTCGACGAGGCGGTGCAGTGGTCGCGCGACCGGGTGGCCTTCGGCAAGCCGATCGGCACCTTCCAGGGGGTCGCGTTCCCCCTGGCCGAGCTCGCGACGTACGTCCGGGGCGCCCGGCACGTCTGCTACGAGGCGCTCTGGAACAAGGACCACGACCTCGAGCACTCCGCGCTCGCCGCGATGGCGAAGTTCTGGGCGCCGAAGCTGGCCACCGAGGTGATCCACAAGTGCCTGCTCACCTTCGGGCACCTGGGCTACTCCTCCGAGAACCCGGTCGGTCAGCGGCTGCGCGACGTGATCGGGCTGGAGATCGGCGACGGGACCGAGCAGGTCTCCAAGCTCGTCATCTCCCGAGACCTGCTCGGCCGTGCGTTCGCACCCTGA